A single Sorex araneus isolate mSorAra2 chromosome 8, mSorAra2.pri, whole genome shotgun sequence DNA region contains:
- the IRF2BP1 gene encoding interferon regulatory factor 2-binding protein 1 — protein MASVQASRRQWCYLCDLPKMPWAMVWDFSEAVCRGCVNFEGADRIELLIDAARQLKRSHVLPEGRSPGPPALKHPATKDLATAAAQGPQLPPPQAQPQPSGTGGGVSSQDRYDRATSSGRLPLPSPALEYTLGSRLANGLGREDVVAEGARRALLGSMPGLVPPGLLAAAVSGLGSRGLTLAPGLSPARPVFGSDFEKEKQQRNADCLAELNEAMRGRAEEWHGRPKAVREQLLALSACAPFNVRFKKDHGLVGRVFAFDATARPPGYEFELKLFTEYPCGSGNVYAGVLAVARQMFHDALREPGKALASSGFKYLEYERRHGSGEWRQLGELLTDGVRSFREPAPAEALPQQYPEPAPAALCGPPPRAPSRNLAPTPRRRKASPEPEGEAAGKMTTEEQQQRHWVAPGGPYSAETPGVPSPIAALKNVAEALGHSPKDPGGGGGRAGGASPAASSTAPPPTPHRLVARNGETEVSPTAGAEAVSGGGSGTGATPGAPLCCTLCRERLEDTHFVQCPSVPGHKFCFPCSREFIKAQGPAGEVYCPSGDKCPLVGSSVPWAFMQGEIATILAGDIKVKKERDP, from the coding sequence ATGGCGTCGGTGCAGGCCTCCCGCCGCCAGTGGTGCTACCTGTGCGACCTGCCCAAGATGCCGTGGGCCATGGTGTGGGACTTCAGCGAGGCCGTGTGCCGCGGCTGCGTGAATTTCGAGGGCGCCGATCGCATCGAGCTGCTCATCGACGCCGCTCGCCAGCTCAAGCGCAGCCACGTGCTCCCCGAGGGTCGCTCCCCGGGGCCCCCGGCCCTCAAGCATCCGGCCACGAAAGACCTGGCCACGGCCGCCGCGCAGGGGCCCCAGCTGCCGCCCCcgcaggcccagccccagccttcGGGGACGGGCGGCGGCGTCTCGAGCCAGGACCGCTATGACAGGGCCACCTCCTCTGgccgcctccccctgccctctcccgccTTGGAGTACACGCTGGGCTCCCGCCTGGCCAATGGGCTGGGCCGCGAAGACGTGGTGGCCGAGGGGGCGCGCAGGGCTCTGCTTGGCTCCATGCCCGGCCTGGTACCCCCCGGGCTGCTGGCAGCTGCGGTGTCCGGCCTGGGGAGCCGCGGCCTGACCCTCGCACCCGGCTTAAGTCCTGCCCGTCCAGTCTTCGGCTCCGATTTCGAGAAGGAGAAGCAACAGAGGAATGCGGACTGCCTGGCCGAACTGAACGAGGCCATGCGGGGCCGGGCAGAGGAGTGGCACGGGCGCCCCAAGGCGGTGCGGGAGCAGCTGCTGGCCCTGTCCGCCTGTGCCCCCTTCAATGTGCGCTTCAAGAAGGATCACGGGCTGGTGGGCCGGGTCTTCGCCTTCGATGCCACCGCCCGCCCGCCGGGCTATGAGTTCGAGCTGAAGCTCTTCACCGAGTACCCCTGCGGCTCCGGCAACGTGTACGCAGGCGTCCTGGCTGTGGCCCGCCAGATGTTCCATGACGCCCTGCGGGAGCCCGGCAAGGCCCTGGCCTCTTCGGGCTTCAAGTACCTCGAGTACGAGCGCCGCCATGGCTCGGGCGAGTGGCGCCAGCTGGGCGAGCTGCTGACCGATGGTGTCCGCAGCTTCCGCGAGCCCGCGCCGGCTGAGGCCTTGCCCCAGCAGTACCCAGAGCCGGCCCCCGCCGCCCTGTGCGGCCCGCCCCCTCGAGCGCCATCCAGGAACCTGGCCCCCACCCCGCGCCGCCGCAAAGCCTCCCCCGAGCCCGAGGGCGAGGCGGCGGGAAAGATGACCACGGAGGAACAGCAGCAGCGCCACTGGGTGGCACCCGGGGGGCCCTACTCGGCCGAGACCCCTGGCGTGCCCTCCCCGATTGCGGCCCTGAAGAACGTGGCCGAGGCCCTGGGCCACTCGCCCAAGGACCCCGGTGGCGGGGGTGGGCGCGCTGGGGGGGCCAGCCCGGCGGCCTCGTccactgccccgccccccacaccccaccgccTGGTGGCTCGCAATGGTGAGACAGAAGTCAGCCCCACGGCTGGGGCGGAAGCGGTCAGCGGCGGGGGCAGTGGCACCGGAGCCACCCCGGGGGCCCCCCTGTGCTGTACCCTCTGCCGGGAGCGGCTGGAAGACACCCACTTCGTCCAGTGCCCCTCGGTACCCGGACACAAGTTCTGCTTCCCCTGCTCGAGGGAGTTCATCAAGGCGCAGGGCCCCGCGGGGGAGGTTTACTGTCCCAGTGGGGACAAGTGTCCGCTGGTGGGCTCTTCCGTCCCCTGGGCCTTTATGCAGGGTGAGATCGCCACCATCCTTGCTGGAGACATCAAGGTCAAGAAAGAACGGGACCCCTAG
- the MYPOP gene encoding myb-related transcription factor, partner of profilin, giving the protein MASAAAGEAEETTRLRKPRFSFEENQILIREVRAHYPQLYGAQSRRVSVAERRRVWDGIAAKINGITSWKRTGQEVQKRWNDFKRRTKEKLARVPHSTQGAGPAADEAFSAEEETIFAILGPGLAGPGAGAGTEPPPPAAAAASQPTAPSACVPRSTCSEDRRAERRADTPAHSKGGSRSPDPWVRPAARPHEGVCLPVKERETPPPAPAQGPATAGRPAPSPPPPAAPSAPDPALDLLRAQQETADAIRELAGTLRQGLAKLSEALSALLPLLPGAPSDPPPPPPPPPPPPTPPRPPPPAPVPKVEMTPEPVSVVAAVVDGAVVAARGVIVSPRSEEGGARPPLAPLPPPDSPPHKRRKGFPTRKRRGRWKAP; this is encoded by the exons ATGGCCTCGGCGGCGGCGGGCGAAGCGGAAGAGACCACCCGGCTGCGCAAGCCGCGCTTCTCGTTCGAGGAGAACCAGATCCTGATCCGCGAGGTGCGCGCCCACTACCCGCAGCTCTACGGCGCGCAGAGCCGTCGGGTGAGCGTGGCTGAGCGGCGGCGCGTGTGGGACGGCATCGCCGCCAAGATCAACGGCATCACCAGCTGGAAACGCACCGGCCAGGAGGTGCAGAAGCGCTGGAACGACTTCAAGCGCCGCACCAAGGAGAAGCTGGCGCGCGTGCCGCACTCCACGCAGGGCGCCGGGCCCGCCGCCGACGAAGCCTTCTCCGCCGAGGAGGAGACCATCTTTGCCATCCTGGGGCCCGGGCTGGCGGGgcccggcgcgggggccgggaccgagccgccgccgccggcggCAGCCGCTGCCTCCCAGCCGACCGCCCCAAGTGCCTGCGTCCCGCGCTCGACGTGCTCTGAGGACCGCAGGGCGGAGCGCCGGGCAG ATACACCAGCCCACAGCAAGGGGGGCTCCAGGAGCCCAGATCCCTGGGTTCGCCCTGCAGCCAGGCCCCACGAGGGGGTCTGCTTACCGGTCAAAGAGCGCgagaccccgcccccagcccccgcgcAGGGCCCCGCCACCGCAGGCcggccggcccccagccccccgccgccGGCCGCCCCGTCGGCCCCCGACCCCGCGCTGGACTTGCTGCGCGCGCAGCAGGAGACGGCCGATGCCATCCGCGAGCTGGCGGGCACCCTGCGCCAGGGCCTGGCCAAGCTGAGCGAGGCCCTGAGcgcgctgctgccgctgctgcccggagcccccagcgacccgccgcccccgccgccgccgccgccgccgcccccgacACCCCCCAGgccgccccctcccgcgcccGTCCCCAAGGTGGAGATGACCCCCGAACCCGTGTCCGTGGTGGCCGCTGTCGTGGATGGGGCCGTGGTGGCGGCCAGGGGTGTGATCGTCTCCCCGAGGAGCGAGGAGGGAGGGGCCCGGCCCCCCCTGGCCCCGCTGCCGCCCCCCGACTCGCCCCCCCACAAGAGGAGAAAAGGGTTCCCCACGCGCAAGCGGCGGGGGCGATGGAAAGCGCCCTGA